A genome region from Panthera uncia isolate 11264 chromosome A3 unlocalized genomic scaffold, Puncia_PCG_1.0 HiC_scaffold_11, whole genome shotgun sequence includes the following:
- the PCNA gene encoding proliferating cell nuclear antigen has translation MFEARLVQGSILKKVLEALKDLINEACWDISSSGVNLQSMDSSHVSLVQLTLRSEGFDTYRCDRNLAMGVNLTSMSKILKCAGNEDIITLRAEDNADTLALVFEAPNQEKVSDYEMKLMDLDVEQLGIPEQEYSCVVKMPSGEFARICRDLSHIGDAVVISCAKDGVKFSASGELGNGNIKLSQTSNVDKEEEAVTIEMNEPVQLTFALRYLNFFTKATPLSPTVTLSMSADVPLVVEYKIADMGHLKYYLAPKIEDEEGS, from the exons ATGTTCGAGGCGCGCCTGGTCCAGGGCTCCATCCTGAAGAAGGTGCTGGAGGCACTTAAGGATCTCATCAACGAGGCCTGCTGGGACATAAGCTCGAGCGGCGTAAACCTGCAGAGCATGGACTCCTCCCATGTCTCCCTGGTGCAGCTCACCCTGCGTTCCGAGGGCTTCGACACATACCGCTGCGATCGCAACTTGGCCATGGGTGTGAACCTCACCAG CATGTCCAAAATACTAAAATGTGCTGGCAATGAGGACATCATTACACTAAGGGCGGAAGATAATGCAGACACCCTGGCACTTGTATTCGAAGCTCCAA ACCAAGAAAAGGTTTCAGACTATGAAATGAAGTTAATGGATTTAGATGTTGAACAACTTGGAATTCCA gaacaAGAGTATAGCTGTGTAGTAAAGATGCCTTCTGGTGAATTTGCACGTATATGCCGAGATCTCAGTCATATTGGAGATGCTGTTGTAATTTCCTGTGCAAAAGATGGAGTGAAGTTTTCTGCAAGTGGAGAACtaggaaatggaaatattaagTTGTCACAAACAAGTAATGTCGATAAAGAGGAGGAAGCT gtTACCATAGAGATGAATGAGCCTGTTCAGCTAACTTTTGCACTGAGATACCTGAACTTCTTTACAAAAGCCACTCCACTCTCTCCTACAGTAACACTCAGTATGTCTGCAGATGTACCCCTTG TTGTAGAGTATAAAATTGCAGATATGGGACATTTAAAGTACTATTTGGCTCCCAAGATCGAGGATGAAGAAGGATCTTAG